From a single Lacerta agilis isolate rLacAgi1 chromosome 3, rLacAgi1.pri, whole genome shotgun sequence genomic region:
- the RWDD2A gene encoding RWD domain-containing protein 2A isoform X2, with translation MSSIIKERLELQMAELEMLFSMFPDKGEIALQDENNFLNAQKYMSNTSENPPHVIEYSVGVTVDEPKARVNLQVALPHDYPQVPPHLFARSSAVDRQQQLQLNKDLASYIASLESGELCVCAAVQWLRDNSISYLQNSKLHCENVPRESVVKTLFSRMWIYSHHIYRQELRKKIFDCAKKLNLTGFCLTGKPGIICVEGVKENCEEFWHVIRYPNWKHISCKHVENRETDGNGDNLRLFQTFEDLQFQAHGDYGLRNDYHMDLGQFLEFLKGHQKMKSIYESATRK, from the exons ATGTCCAGCATAATAAAAGAAAGACTTGAACTTCAAATGGCAGAATTAGAAATGCTTTTTTCTATGTTTCCTGATAAAGGAGAAATAGCTCTTCAGGATGAAAATAATTTCCTTAATGCTCAGAAATATATGAGCAATACAAGTGAAAATCCACCGCATGTAATTGAATATTCAGTTGGCGTTACTGTTGATGAACCAAAG gCAAGAGTAAATTTGCAGGTAGCCCTACCTCATGACTACCCCCAGGTGCCACCACACCTTTTTGCAAGATCAAGTGCTGTAGACAGGCAGCAACAACTGCAGCTCAACAAGGATCTCGCTTCTTACATTGCTTCTTTGGAGTCAGGAGAACTTTGTGTATGTGCAGCTGTGCAGTGGTTGCGAGACAACAGCATAAGCTACTTACAAAACAGCAAACTCCACTGCGAAAATGTGCCAAGGGAGAGCGTAGTTAAAACGTTATTCAGCCGGATGTGGATTTACAGCCACCACATCTATAGACAAGAACTAAGGAAAAAGATTTTTGATTGTGCAAAGAAATTAAATCTGACTGGTTTCTGCCTAACTGGCAAGCCTGGAATCATTTGTGTGGAAGGTGTCAAAGAAAACTGTGAAGAATTTTGGCATGTTATTAGATATCCCAACTGGAAACACATTTCCTGCAAACATGTTGAGAATAGAGAGACTGACGGAAATGGGGATAACCTACGTCTCTTTCAGACTTTTGAAGATTTACAGTTTCAAGCCCATGGTGACTACGGCCTGAGGAATGACTATCACATGGACCTTGGTCAGTTCCTAGAATTCCTTAAGGGTCATCAAA AAATGAAATCCATCTATGAATCTGCCACAAGAAAATAA
- the RWDD2A gene encoding RWD domain-containing protein 2A isoform X1, with product MSSIIKERLELQMAELEMLFSMFPDKGEIALQDENNFLNAQKYMSNTSENPPHVIEYSVGVTVDEPKARVNLQVALPHDYPQVPPHLFARSSAVDRQQQLQLNKDLASYIASLESGELCVCAAVQWLRDNSISYLQNSKLHCENVPRESVVKTLFSRMWIYSHHIYRQELRKKIFDCAKKLNLTGFCLTGKPGIICVEGVKENCEEFWHVIRYPNWKHISCKHVENRETDGNGDNLRLFQTFEDLQFQAHGDYGLRNDYHMDLGQFLEFLKGHQSEHVFQILFGIEGKCSDN from the exons ATGTCCAGCATAATAAAAGAAAGACTTGAACTTCAAATGGCAGAATTAGAAATGCTTTTTTCTATGTTTCCTGATAAAGGAGAAATAGCTCTTCAGGATGAAAATAATTTCCTTAATGCTCAGAAATATATGAGCAATACAAGTGAAAATCCACCGCATGTAATTGAATATTCAGTTGGCGTTACTGTTGATGAACCAAAG gCAAGAGTAAATTTGCAGGTAGCCCTACCTCATGACTACCCCCAGGTGCCACCACACCTTTTTGCAAGATCAAGTGCTGTAGACAGGCAGCAACAACTGCAGCTCAACAAGGATCTCGCTTCTTACATTGCTTCTTTGGAGTCAGGAGAACTTTGTGTATGTGCAGCTGTGCAGTGGTTGCGAGACAACAGCATAAGCTACTTACAAAACAGCAAACTCCACTGCGAAAATGTGCCAAGGGAGAGCGTAGTTAAAACGTTATTCAGCCGGATGTGGATTTACAGCCACCACATCTATAGACAAGAACTAAGGAAAAAGATTTTTGATTGTGCAAAGAAATTAAATCTGACTGGTTTCTGCCTAACTGGCAAGCCTGGAATCATTTGTGTGGAAGGTGTCAAAGAAAACTGTGAAGAATTTTGGCATGTTATTAGATATCCCAACTGGAAACACATTTCCTGCAAACATGTTGAGAATAGAGAGACTGACGGAAATGGGGATAACCTACGTCTCTTTCAGACTTTTGAAGATTTACAGTTTCAAGCCCATGGTGACTACGGCCTGAGGAATGACTATCACATGGACCTTGGTCAGTTCCTAGAATTCCTTAAGGGTCATCAAAGTGAACATGTATTTCAGATCTTGTTTGGCATTGAAGGCAAATGTTCTGACAACTAA